In the genome of Bacillus thuringiensis, the window ATTTAGGTTAGGACCGTTTACGAGGAGTAACTTTTTCATATTCTTAAAACTCCTTAATATTAAATATCTATACAATATTTTAACATAGGAGTTACTTATTTGAATAGTTCGTCTTCTCTTGCCCTTCTTGTTCTACTTTATTGCTATTTACTGCGTAAGAAACAGAATATGCTATAAACACACCATACAATATAAAAATACATATTGTCGTCACAATTGTCTCTTTTGGTAAATGGAGCGCACTTTTAATAACAGGGGCCATTAAACCCATCCCAAAAAACAGCAATGCCCACCAAAATAGCCCATAAATAATTCCCGGAATAACCCCTTCAAACTTCGCAAAAAATGCTTTATACAAAAAGGCAATCAAAATTGAAAGAAGTCCCATACACACTATTCCTGACACATTGCCCCATACACCTTCTTTCCAACTTCCAAACGCAAATGGTAAAAGGAAATAATTCGGTCCCGCCTCCGTAAATGAAAATATATGAAGGAAATACCATATCCCGCCCCAAAAGATTCCACCAAACAAACCAATCTGCACAAAATTCCTTGTTCCTAATTGTTCTTGACTCACATCGACACCTCCACTCAATAGTATGCCCGAAACTATTTTGAAGCA includes:
- a CDS encoding YqhR family membrane protein; translated protein: MSQEQLGTRNFVQIGLFGGIFWGGIWYFLHIFSFTEAGPNYFLLPFAFGSWKEGVWGNVSGIVCMGLLSILIAFLYKAFFAKFEGVIPGIIYGLFWWALLFFGMGLMAPVIKSALHLPKETIVTTICIFILYGVFIAYSVSYAVNSNKVEQEGQEKTNYSNK